A region from the Vicia villosa cultivar HV-30 ecotype Madison, WI linkage group LG3, Vvil1.0, whole genome shotgun sequence genome encodes:
- the LOC131659111 gene encoding LEAF RUST 10 DISEASE-RESISTANCE LOCUS RECEPTOR-LIKE PROTEIN KINASE-like 1.3: MEMMSQKFYILHINQSSQVLRIARDDLWGFLPGNAFSCPKHYTNVEIDSHFFHYTSNNEMYTILYECGPLPNSFFTPSFQISFEVIGCYMEGKFHSTYVVSSSKLTDFNAVNCNNSITVPGKKNSLPNKSCVMEGILVQGFEVRWNGVGEDRCDACTKYGGGCGYKKVENAFICLSKRSATSKGKLPDGREVAVKRLFEYGVNKEQQFLNEINILARTDHPNLILVYGCTSLKSRRALVVYEYVPNGFLSDHLQGDKATPNKLPWNIRMRTTVETAGALNHLHASDIIHRDIKTSNILLDAEYHVKAADFGLSRHM; encoded by the exons ATGGAAATGATGTCTCAAAAATTTTACATCCTTCATATAAATCAATCCTCTCAAGTTTTGAGGATTGCTAGAGACGATTTATGGGGTTTTCTTCCTGGAAATGCGTTTTCTTGTCCCAAACATTATACTAATGTGGAAATAGATTCCCATTTCTTCCATTACACATCCAACAATGAGATGTATACGATATTGTATGAGTGTGGTCCTCTTCCAAATTCATTCTTTACTCCCTCGTTTCaaatttcttttgaagtaatcggTTGTTATATGGAGGGAAAATTTCATAGTACATACGTAGTATCAAGTTCTAAATTGACTGATTTCAATGCGGTGAACTGCAATAATAGTATCACAGTTCCTGGAAAAAAGAATTCTTTGCCAAACAAATCATGTGTTATGGAGGGTATTTTAGTCCAAGGATTTGAGGTGAGATGGAATGGTGTTGGGGAAGACAGGTGCGATGCTTGTACAAAATATGGAGGGGGATGTGGATACAAAAAAGTAGAAAATGCATTTATTTGTCTCTCGAAGAGATCTGCCACATCAAAAG GAAAACTTCCAGATGGGCGTGAAGTGGCAGTGAAAAGGCTTTTTGAATACGGCGTCAATAAAGAACAACAATTTCTTAACGAAATAAATATACTAGCAAGAACTGATCATCCCAATCTCATCTTGGTATATGGTTGCACATCACTCAAAAGTCGTCGAGCTTTGGTTGTCTACGAGTATGTTCCTAATGGATTTTTGAGTGATCATCTTCAAGGTGACAAAGCAACACCTAATAAACTTCCTTGGAACATTAGGATGAGGACTACCGTGGAGACAGCAGGTGCATTGAACCATCTTCATGCTTCTGATATCATTCATAGGGATATTAAAACCAGTAATATTCTCTTAGATGCCGAATACCATGTTAAAGCAGCTGATTTTGGACTTTCGCGCCATATGTAG
- the LOC131662482 gene encoding LEAF RUST 10 DISEASE-RESISTANCE LOCUS RECEPTOR-LIKE PROTEIN KINASE-like 1.1, with protein sequence MRITMETAGALNHLHASDIIHTDIKTSNILLDAEYHVKVADFGLSRHFPNDQSRVLTIPQGTYVDPEYNRTNALTYESDVFSFGVVLIELITSLCAYDHNRKDDVSICMTWLLTELKIKLCMILWIIPSVLI encoded by the coding sequence ATGAGGATTACCATGGAGACAGCAGGTGCATTGAACCATCTTCATGCTTCTGATATCATTCATACGGATATTAAAACGAGTAATATTCTCTTAGATGCCGAATACCATGTTAAAGTAGCTGATTTTGGACTTTCGCGCCATTTTCCTAATGATCAAAGTCGTGTTTTAACAATTCCACAAGGGACATATGTAGATCCTGAGTACAATCGAACTAATGCACTTACTTATGAAAGTGATGTGTTCAGTTTTGGAGTGGTGTTGATTGAGCTTATAACATCTTTGTGTGCTTATGATCACAACAGAAAGGATGATGTGTCAATCTGTATGACATGGCTATTAACAGAACTCAAAATCAAACTTTGCATGATATTGTGGATCATACCCTCGGTTTTGATATAA